Part of the Drosophila pseudoobscura strain MV-25-SWS-2005 chromosome 2, UCI_Dpse_MV25, whole genome shotgun sequence genome, GTGGCGGCATTGGCGGCGTGGCCTGTGCACCGGGCGGGGCCGGAACATATGAGGACATCCCGTGATCCATGCCCATGCCAATGCCAAGGTCCATGCCCAGATTGTGCTGTTCCATGCCCCCCATGCCATGCTCCATTCCCATATTGTGCTCCATTCCCATACCATGCTCCATTCCCATGCCATGCTCATGCGCCGCTGCTCCCCATCCGCCCAGATCGCGCTGGTGATCACGGGACGAGGAGCTAGGTGGTGACTGGATGGCCTGCATCTGCGAGGGCTTCTTGTCAAAGATGCTGTAGCTCGCTCGATGCAGCTGAGGAGCGGCCGGTGGCTCTGGCTTGGCCGCTGACGGCGGTGGACCCTCGCCCAGCTCGGCCATCAGACTCATGTACTCCTCGTCAATCTTGGCCTGCGAATCCTCACAGGCCATGCCCGGGGCGCCCGAACCAGGTCGCTTGTTGCGACAGTCCTTGGTCAAGTGTCCGGTGCCGCCGCAGGAGGTGCACACAATGGTGTTGGTGATAATGGGCTTGTCGGGGCACTGCCAGGACTTGTGGTCCGTGGATCCGCACGTGCAGCGCAGTATGTCGTTCTCCCGCAACGTTCCATTGAGCTGGGCCAGCTCGCGGAGCTGCATGCGACGGAGATCGTTGTGCCCCTCCGGCACCTCAATGCCCTGACGTATTACATCCTTGATCTTGTCCACAGCCTTCCTCACCGCTTCCGGATTGGGAGCCGTAATGAACGCATGCAGCGGCTCATCTTCGCCCGGCAACGGTTGGCCATCCTTGCGTCCCACTTTGCCCTCCTTCACCGATCCCTTGCCGCGTATAATGATCTTGGCCCCCGTATCCTTCTCCATAGCCTTGAGCGTGTTGCCGCGCGGACCGATCAGCAGGCCCACGAAATTGATGTCTGGATGCTGTTCTTGCGGTATCAACACCTTGTCGCTGACTCGGGTCACAGGCGGCCTGAAAAAACGATATAAGAAATACCGATGCCAAAAGGACATACACGCTCGACTTACTTGTAATCCGCTGGCGGCTTGAACTCTGGATTCACGGCCTGCATCTTGACAATCAGCTGGTGACGCTGCTCCTCCAGCCGCTTTCTGTAGCGGAACTCGCGTGTATTCAGGCGCTTGCCATCAGAACTGTAGATGGGCTCGGGCGATGGAGATCTGTGGgtgagcagagcagaagaaAGGAGACGGTTCTGTTGAGACTGCGCTGTTTCGACTATGCTAGAGGATTGATTCTTGGAGCTAGACTTAATGATCTTATCGTAATTACTACTAAGAATTAACGTTTATGTCGTATATATCGTATGCTGTAAGTTGCAAATCAGAATTCATTAATCAAGTGGTTTCATTAGCAAAGTTTTGATTAGCAGAAAGAGATTATTCGCTGGGGAATTGAGAAAAGAAGAATTTCGATTAATTCGTTCGATTCGGTTGCGGCCTAtacggatcggatcggatcggatcagatcggatctgGCTGGAGCTTCTGTAAAAGTTTCTCATGGATTTCTTTAGCAGAAATTCGAAATTCGCTTTGGTGGAAGAGAAAAAGAGTTGGAATTTATTATCATGTAGAGTTCTATTCCGATTTGTTGCCAGGCGCTTTTTGCTTACGATTTACATTTTGCTGCTGGGAATCGAATCAATCAGCCAATCAATCAACGATTTGATCGCTGTCTCTAAAATCGGAAAATCCCTTGAAGAGTTTCATTATTATCATTACACAAAAACatttcaacaaaaacagctaCAAAGGTTAGCCTCCTCCAAGCAGTCCCTCCTCTCTTGAACCTTCGGGATATACTAAATATTCACTCCTTCACCCGAAAAGTTAGAGGTTTTGTAAGTTAAGTTCAACATTTAGCTAGCGTTCGCCGTGGCCTCCATTAATAGTTTCGAATTGTTTCGGGGGCTATGCCACTCCGCAAGATGGGGTATCGATTGAGAGTGATATAACCCCTTAAATGATGTGAAATTTAGAATTTAATACTAGATAAATACTGACTATAGAGTATGGATCTGATGTGTGAACACCCCCCAAATGCATCAAGTGCTACACTGAAACCTGTACAAATCATGTTAAGATTAGATCCAGGCGACGCATCCTTCCAGACAAGTAGACCCCTTGGCGGTGCTCTGATCGGGAAGGAAAGTGTTGCAAGTTCTTTGGCTTTCTGGTCGTGGGAGCATggatagagagatagaaagagataACAGTGTTCAAACCTTTCTTCCGGATTCTGTGTAATGCCCAGATCGCCGGTGCGCAGCTTGCGGCTGATCTCCTCAATTTGGAATTGAACTGTAAGTAAAAGGCGTTAGAAAAGAAGGAAGAAAATCGAGGGCAACCTCGACATTAGTAAACGTCAAATGCTGGATTATCTAGAGAAGAGGAAAGATATCGTATTAAGTGGGGATAAGGTATCTAGAGAGTGGCGCTTTTATCGCATTTGTGTATCCGTTCCTAAACTAACTGAAAATGCTGTGAGCGGTTACAAgcaaattaattgattaattgaGTTGGAGTTGGATTTGGGGTTGGGTTTTGATTAATCTCTGCAAGTATTATATGTATTCTAGCCGTTTTTGGAACACgtcgtttcgtttcgtatcgtttgtgtgtggcacgcCGGAATCCCCTTCAAAAAGAGAACGAGAGATTATTATAGTTCGCTCAATGCAATTTGTTGTGGATGTTTGACTCTTATTTAGGTTGTGGTTTTACGCTCTCTCTGGCAGCTGCACGTCCCCGTCTGCACGTCTTTGATTCGTGGATCGCTCTATCGACGACTATTCTGTTTTCTGCTCATccttaatttgtttttgtcattAGACTTAGAATCTAGTTACGCAGTGCTTACGAGCTAACTTAGTTTCGAAATGAGCTACGAAAATGAGCCGCTCGGAGGCAGCATGAAGGTTGGCTTTACCTAAGTAGGCCTCCTGCTGGGCGGGGTCTAGCGTGGAGGGAAGAATGGTGGGCATTCCCGGTATGAAAGTCTTGTCGTTCTCGGTGCCGCCCCATCGGGATTTGCGCTTGCGCTTCCGTTCCGCTGCGCTGTCAACTGCAGGATTCAGAAGTTACGAAAGTTATTCAATGATTCGAGAAACTTAAACTATGGGCACTTACATGGATTGTCCAGGGCACCATTGCTCATTGAGTCATTGCTGTTTTGATTGTTGAAGAACGAGGCGAATCCCTTGTTGCCACCCGCGTTGCCCATCAGCTCCTGCAGGGTCTGCGAGAGATCGAATCGCGATTCGCGCGGCTCCTCCCGAATCGTGTCCAGCGCGTGCTGCGGCCGGTCAAATAACGAGGGTATACGCGGTTCCTGCTCACGGTTCATCGAGCTGCGATTATTGGACGTGTCGAAGGGGTTCACATGGGTTCGCTCACGGCTGCCCCTCTCGCGACTGTTTCTCTGCTGATCCCTGCCCCCCCGATCATTCCTCCGCCGCTCGTAGCTGCGACTGCGTGACCGCCGCCGGTTACTCCGACCGAAGTCGTCGCGACCGCCACGAGAATTGCTGCGCCTGGACCGCGAGTCACGGTCACGATCCCGCTTGCGATCGCTGCGGTCACTTCGATCCCTGCTGCGGGAACGCTTCCGGCGTCTGTCGAAGTCCTCATTATTCCTGGACCGGCTGCGATTCGTCCGGGAATCGCGATCACGATCGCGCTCACGCTCCCTGTCACGATCGCGGTCACGATCTCTGTCGCGTGGTTCGCGCTCCCTGTCGCGGCTATCCCGCCGGCGACTGTCTCGGTCCTTACTGTCCCGGTCTCTGTGCGAGGCAACGTGTTAGTTACATAACAGCACAGCACGGCTAAATGTGGCCTACACTCACCTTCGCTTCTTGTCACGCTCCTTGTCCTTCTCCTTGTCGCGGCTGCGGTCTTTGGAACGGGAGCGCTCCTTATCACCgccacggctgctgctgccattggcTGCTGAGGATGACGCTCTGCCCGTCGCAGTCGAAAGTATATCTGGCGGCGGTGTGCTCATTTTTAGTTAAAAACCGACACGCTCTATAATTGGTTAAAACAATTACCGcaaatttatacaatttcGAGCACAATTTCGAACACAAATATtcttatatttataatatatatatatttttttttgcggcgTTGCGTGGAAAAGAAGATGGCGTCCGGTGTGATTGTCGATTggatatacggtctgaccctcagaaatataccgaaataaaccgtattttttttttcaaaatataccgtaaatatactatggaatttttaatgtttcatcatgaatattcctcgatttttatATTACGGATATTACTGCCTAGTTAGAaccctcagccctgcccacataattttattcgaTTAAGTTTCACTGTATACTTTAAACAAAAAGTGTCCGCTTTTTGGAGCTGCAGAATGCCATAAAAGTACTGTACGGCGTTTTATGCTGTCACGACTTTGATAAAATCACTCTTTTCATACATAAACAACACTTCAAACTTTGGCCACACTAAAAAGTGAATCAGAATGAAATTAACGAAATAATTTGCCCAAAACGGTACAAAAGATATTAATTATAGCAATTTCGACTCTGAATATCGGGCCCAAACTCTCTCCGCTTGTGTAAGGTGCCCGCTAAAG contains:
- the SF1 gene encoding splicing factor 1 isoform X1, which translates into the protein MSTPPPDILSTATGRASSSAANGSSSRGGDKERSRSKDRSRDKEKDKERDKKRRDRDSKDRDSRRRDSRDREREPRDRDRDRDRDRERERDRDRDSRTNRSRSRNNEDFDRRRKRSRSRDRSDRSDRKRDRDRDSRSRRSNSRGGRDDFGRSNRRRSRSRSYERRRNDRGGRDQQRNSRERGSRERTHVNPFDTSNNRSSMNREQEPRIPSLFDRPQHALDTIREEPRESRFDLSQTLQELMGNAGGNKGFASFFNNQNSNDSMSNGALDNPFDSAAERKRKRKSRWGGTENDKTFIPGMPTILPSTLDPAQQEAYLVQFQIEEISRKLRTGDLGITQNPEERSPSPEPIYSSDGKRLNTREFRYRKRLEEQRHQLIVKMQAVNPEFKPPADYKPPVTRVSDKVLIPQEQHPDINFVGLLIGPRGNTLKAMEKDTGAKIIIRGKGSVKEGKVGRKDGQPLPGEDEPLHAFITAPNPEAVRKAVDKIKDVIRQGIEVPEGHNDLRRMQLRELAQLNGTLRENDILRCTCGSTDHKSWQCPDKPIITNTIVCTSCGGTGHLTKDCRNKRPGSGAPGMACEDSQAKIDEEYMSLMAELGEGPPPSAAKPEPPAAPQLHRASYSIFDKKPSQMQAIQSPPSSSSRDHQRDLGGWGAAAHEHGMGMEHGMGMEHNMGMEHGMGGMEQHNLGMDLGIGMGMDHGMSSYVPAPPGAQATPPMPPPLMPWMSAPQPPPPATEPMNPPIPGTLPPLIPPPPGTSAPPMPPWGSGYSGWGGGYAPPPPPPCGPPPPALSLSQPPPPPPPSI
- the SF1 gene encoding splicing factor 1 isoform X2 translates to MGRHRERQDFHTGNAHHSSLHARPRPAGGLLRSPSPEPIYSSDGKRLNTREFRYRKRLEEQRHQLIVKMQAVNPEFKPPADYKPPVTRVSDKVLIPQEQHPDINFVGLLIGPRGNTLKAMEKDTGAKIIIRGKGSVKEGKVGRKDGQPLPGEDEPLHAFITAPNPEAVRKAVDKIKDVIRQGIEVPEGHNDLRRMQLRELAQLNGTLRENDILRCTCGSTDHKSWQCPDKPIITNTIVCTSCGGTGHLTKDCRNKRPGSGAPGMACEDSQAKIDEEYMSLMAELGEGPPPSAAKPEPPAAPQLHRASYSIFDKKPSQMQAIQSPPSSSSRDHQRDLGGWGAAAHEHGMGMEHGMGMEHNMGMEHGMGGMEQHNLGMDLGIGMGMDHGMSSYVPAPPGAQATPPMPPPLMPWMSAPQPPPPATEPMNPPIPGTLPPLIPPPPGTSAPPMPPWGSGYSGWGGGYAPPPPPPCGPPPPALSLSQPPPPPPPSI